TCGCCTGAGCAGGTGCTCATGAACGCCGGGGTGCTCTGTGCACCTCGGCGTTTTCATTTCGTCCGTGGCGGCCCCTGGCGAACCCGCGCGTTGAGCGCCCAGGCGGATGTTCTAGGATCGCCGCCCATGACGCGCGCCCCCCCGGACCCCAGCAAGGCCCGCCACCCCGTGGCCTACCTCTCGGACGTCGAGGGCATCTGGGAGAAGCTCGTCAGCTTCTGCCAGGACAACCCGCACGTCTCTCTCGAGGAGGGGGAGCGGCTCCAGGTCCAGCCGGGCGCCACGTTCGTGTTCGGCGGGGACGCCATCGACCGGGGGCCCGCCGGGCGCCGGGTGGTGCGGGTGCTGCTGGAGGCATGGCGGCGGCAGCCCTCGCAGGTCGTGCTGCTCGCGGGCAACCGGGACATCAACAAGCTGCGCCTGGTGCGCGAGCTGAGAGGACACCCGCCTCCCCGGATGCCTCTCGAGGTGCGCGAGGCCTCCCGTCCCGCGCAGCTGCGGTGGATCTTCGAGAACTCCATGGGCGCACGCGGGGCCTTCGCGTTCCGCCACGCGGAGCTGGCCAGCACGGGCGCCTCCGTCAGTGACGAGGAGGTGGTGGACAGCTTCCTGGAGGACCTGGGCCCTGGAGGACTGCTGCGCGACTACCTCTTCGCGTGCCGGCTGGTGCACCGCATCGGCAACACGCTCTTTGTCCACGGTGGGGTGCACGAGCAGAGCGTGGGGCGGGTGCCCTCGCGCGAGCCGGTGCGGGACGTGGACGCCTGGGGCGAGGCCCTCAACCACTGGTACGCGGAACAGCTCGAGGCCTTCGCCGAGCACCGCCTCGATTCGGAGGGCACGCCCGTCTGGCAGGCGCTCATCGCCTACCAGGCGCCCACTCCCGGCGAGCGCATGAACAAAGGCAGCGTGGTGTACGGCCGCATGGCCGACGAGCACAACCATCCCACGCTGCCCGCTCAGCCCTTGAGGGACACGCTGCGCCGCGTGGGCATCCACCGCGTCGTGGTGGGCCACACGCCGAGCGGGGACAGCCCCTCGGTGGTGCGCGCCGAGGGCTTCGAGCTCATCTGCGCGGACAACTCCTATGGCCGCGTCGAGGGCGCCTCGCAGCTCTTCATCCGGGACGACAGCGTGTACGTGCAGGGCCGCGCCAGGTTGGACGGCGGGCAGCTGGAGCACGTCCGCTTCCAGCTCGCGCTGGAGGATGACGCCTCGTGGATCGGCCGGCAGGTGGTGGACACCGGCCAGCTGGTGAAGGGACCGCTGGAGAGCGGGAGCTGGCTGCTGTTCCGGGCCCTGCCGCAGCAGCGCGTCGAGCAGCTCTCGCTCGCCCCGGATGCGCTCGCGGAGCGGAGCCTGGGCCTGGCGCGGACCGGACCCTGAGCCCCGCTCTGCTGCTCTGGGTCAGAGCACTCACCCGGAGAGGGGCTGCGGCCCGGCTGCTTGTACCACCCGCGCTCTGCGACGTGAACCCGTCGATGTGGGCCGGCTATGCCTTCGCCAAGGACTTCCGCTGCGGCCAGTGCCACGACGAGTACTACTTCCAGGGCAAGGAGAAGCGGCTCACGTACCCGTGGGACAAGGGCCTGAAGATTGAAAACATCCTGGCCTACTACGAGGAGAACGGACACAAGGACTGGACGCACGCGCTCACCGGGGCGCCGGTGCTCAAGGCCCAGCACCCCGAGTTCGAGATGTGGAACCAGGGCATCCACGCGCGCTCGGGCGTGGCGTGCGCGGACTGCCACATGCCGTACCAGCGCGTGGGCGCGCTGAAGATCAGCGACCACCACGTGCGCAGCCCGCTGCTCAACATCAACCGGGCGTGCCAGCCGTGCCACCACTTCTCCGAGGAGGAACTGCGCTCTCGCGCCGAGGCCATCCAGGAGCGCACCTTCAAGCTGCGCAACCAGGCGATGGATGCGCTGGTGGGGCTCATCACGGACTTGAAGGCGGCGAAGGACGCGGGCCGGCCGGACGCGGAGCTGGCCCCGGTGTAGGCGCTGCAGCGGCGCGCGCAGTTCATGTTGGACTTCATCGAAGCAGAGAACTCCATGGGCTTCCACGCGCCGCAGGAGGCCGCCCGGGTGCTCGCCGAGTCCGCCAACCTGTCGCGCCAGGGGCAGATCCTCCTGAGGGATCCGAAGTTCCAGCCTCAGGTGCCCTGATGTGCGACGCCAGGCCCTAGAAACACGAAGAGGGCCCCCCTTTTCAGTGGGACCC
The DNA window shown above is from Hyalangium minutum and carries:
- a CDS encoding metallophosphoesterase; amino-acid sequence: MTRAPPDPSKARHPVAYLSDVEGIWEKLVSFCQDNPHVSLEEGERLQVQPGATFVFGGDAIDRGPAGRRVVRVLLEAWRRQPSQVVLLAGNRDINKLRLVRELRGHPPPRMPLEVREASRPAQLRWIFENSMGARGAFAFRHAELASTGASVSDEEVVDSFLEDLGPGGLLRDYLFACRLVHRIGNTLFVHGGVHEQSVGRVPSREPVRDVDAWGEALNHWYAEQLEAFAEHRLDSEGTPVWQALIAYQAPTPGERMNKGSVVYGRMADEHNHPTLPAQPLRDTLRRVGIHRVVVGHTPSGDSPSVVRAEGFELICADNSYGRVEGASQLFIRDDSVYVQGRARLDGGQLEHVRFQLALEDDASWIGRQVVDTGQLVKGPLESGSWLLFRALPQQRVEQLSLAPDALAERSLGLARTGP